The genome window TATATGATTAGTAGGAAACAAATATATATAATAAATCAACCCAAATCAAATTTTTTAAGAAATTTTCACAATTTGGGTTGTCACCAACCACAATCAGGTTCACTGGATTTAACTATAAAGTCGATTTTTATTATTTTTGAATGCTTTCAGTGAGCCAACGTTTTCGCTGGAAGTCGAACGCAGTCAAAACCTATAAAAATCAATAATTATGGAGAATTTTACATTTCACAATCCGACAAAAATAGTATTTGGAACTGGAAATTTACCCTCAATCGGGGAGGAAACAAAGCCCTACGGGAAGAAAGCGTTATTGGTGTACGGTCAGAAGAGCATCAAAAAGCTTGGCGTCTATGATCAGGTAGTGGAAGCCTTAAAGAAGGCAAACATTGAAATCATTGAACATCCTGGAGTTAAGCCCAATCCGGTTTTATCCCACGCAAGGGAAGGAGTTAAAAAATGCAAGAGCTCAGGGGTGGATGTAATTGTTGCTGCCGGGGGAGGCAGTGTCATCGATGAAGCCAAAAGCATTGCAGCCGGGGCTGTATCAGATGCAGACGTATGGGACTTTTTCATGCAAAAGGTCCCGGTCAACGAAGCCTTACCCCTCATCGACGTACTCACAATGCCGGCAACCGGTACGGAGATGAACGGATCGATGGTGATCACCAATGAGGAAAACCAGGTAAAAAGCGGTTTCGTTGCACATGCCCTTCATCCGAAAGTATCCTTTCTCGACCCCAGTTTAACATATTCCATTCCCAAAGAAACTACAGCCCATGCCTGCACCGATATGATCGCCCACCTGGTGGAAGGATATTTCAATTCGATGGAAGAATTTGTTCCGGTGGTTGATGGCTATATTGAAGGGATCATCCGGGGGATTATGAAAAGCGCAGACAGGGTTATGGAAAAACCCGATGATTATGACGGAAGGGCCAACATCATGTGGGGCGCTACCCTGGCATGGAACGGCATTGGCCAGAGAGGCTTTAAAGGAGCCTACGTACCCTGCCACATGATGGAACATCCGCTCAGCGGAATATATGATATTGCGCATGGTGCCGGCCTTTCCATCGTCATTCCCGCATGGATGAAATATAAAAAAGAAGACGTGCGCCACCGGATTGAATTGTTTGGACGGAATGTGATGGGGATCGATCCCGGAAGCACCTCAGACCTGGCAGATACTACCATTAAAGAGTTGGAAAAATGGTACAGAAGCATAGGAACCCCGGTAACATTCCAGGAAGCCGGAATTGAGAACCCGGATTATGATGCCCTGGCAGAACAGGCCGATTTTCTGTCCAATTATATGGGTGTTCCAGGATATACCAAAGAGGATATAAAAAACATCTATCGGCTGGCAGATGAGAAGGAAGCTTATGAGAAGAATTAATCGTTTAAGAACACCAAAGCACCAAAAAGCTGAAGCATCAAATTCCAAATATCAAATACCTGCCCCGACGGCAGGCGGGGAATGCTAATAATCAAAATCTTTAAAAATCTATTTCAATATTGACGAACAAAAAAACTTATAACCGTACGCGTCTGGGTTATATAGAAGGCTGGCTTGCCATAGGAGGGAACATAGCCTTATTTGTTCTGAAATACTGGGCCGGTATAATTACCGGCTCAGTTGCCCTGATGGCTGATGCCTGGCATACCCTTTCCGATTCCTTTAGCTCGGTTATCGTTCTGATAGGCACAAAGATATCCAAAAAACCGGCCGACCGGGATCATCCCTTTGGTCATGGGCGGGCAGAACTGATTGCCTCCCTGGTTATAGGAATATTTCTTCTTTTTATTACTTTCAATTTTGTTACGGAAAGCATCGAGCGGTTAAACTCAAAAGTAACTGTCAAATTCGGAACAATAGCTCTTGTTGCGGTTATTACCTCCATTGCAGTTAAAGAAGGATTGGCCCAGTATGCCTTTTGGGCCGGAAGAAAAACGGGATCCAATACGCTGAAAGCCGACGGATGGCACCATCGCACCGATGCCATATCTTCGGTGCTGATCCTGGCCGGGATATTCGTGGGGAAATATTTCTGGTGGATCGACGGAGTATTGGGCATCATCGTGGCCGGTATGATCGCCTGGGCTGCTTACGAGGTGATACGGGATGCCATCAATCCGCTGATGGGCGAAAAACCTTCGGAAAATCTGATTGATAACCTGCATCAAATTAGCCATCAGAGTCTTGGGTTTGATCCGGAAATTCATCACATCCATCTCCACCGGTACGGGGCACATGTGGAGCTGACCTTTCACATTACCCTTCCACCTAATATGAGTCTGAG of Bacteroidales bacterium contains these proteins:
- a CDS encoding iron-containing alcohol dehydrogenase translates to MENFTFHNPTKIVFGTGNLPSIGEETKPYGKKALLVYGQKSIKKLGVYDQVVEALKKANIEIIEHPGVKPNPVLSHAREGVKKCKSSGVDVIVAAGGGSVIDEAKSIAAGAVSDADVWDFFMQKVPVNEALPLIDVLTMPATGTEMNGSMVITNEENQVKSGFVAHALHPKVSFLDPSLTYSIPKETTAHACTDMIAHLVEGYFNSMEEFVPVVDGYIEGIIRGIMKSADRVMEKPDDYDGRANIMWGATLAWNGIGQRGFKGAYVPCHMMEHPLSGIYDIAHGAGLSIVIPAWMKYKKEDVRHRIELFGRNVMGIDPGSTSDLADTTIKELEKWYRSIGTPVTFQEAGIENPDYDALAEQADFLSNYMGVPGYTKEDIKNIYRLADEKEAYEKN
- a CDS encoding cation transporter, translating into MTNKKTYNRTRLGYIEGWLAIGGNIALFVLKYWAGIITGSVALMADAWHTLSDSFSSVIVLIGTKISKKPADRDHPFGHGRAELIASLVIGIFLLFITFNFVTESIERLNSKVTVKFGTIALVAVITSIAVKEGLAQYAFWAGRKTGSNTLKADGWHHRTDAISSVLILAGIFVGKYFWWIDGVLGIIVAGMIAWAAYEVIRDAINPLMGEKPSENLIDNLHQISHQSLGFDPEIHHIHLHRYGAHVELTFHITLPPNMSLREAHGHIEKLENAIQDNLEMTATIHADPAGMPEQD